The following are encoded in a window of Ruminiclostridium herbifermentans genomic DNA:
- a CDS encoding aminotransferase class I/II-fold pyridoxal phosphate-dependent enzyme — protein sequence MNSSTIEYLKKNFEIDDKVIEMAEQAEKDAKLVFERIDEIKQINQLKVIKAMQDNKLSDSHFNGTTGYGYDDRGRDVLDSVYADVFCAEDALVRHHIVSGTQALALCLFGNLRPGDELVAVTGKPYDTLEEVIGIRGENCGSLKEFGVTYKQVNLMPDGKPNLEQIKATVSPKTKMAMIQRSRGYSWRDALCIEDIKNIVDTIKAINTDIIIMVDNCYGEFVEEVEPTQVGADIIAGSLIKNPGGGLAVTGGYIAGKRQLVEQCAYRLTSPGLGKEVGASLGNNRLMFQGLFMAPHVVSESLKGAVFCAALMKLAGFEILPSLEAKRSDIIQAVKFNNADSLIAFCQGIQKGSPVDSYVTPQPWDMPGYDSQVIMAAGAFVQGSSIELSADAPIKEPYIAYMQGGLVYEHVKLGNMIALQKLINQGMVK from the coding sequence ATGAATTCAAGCACAATAGAATATCTAAAGAAAAATTTTGAAATAGACGATAAGGTTATTGAAATGGCAGAGCAGGCAGAGAAGGATGCAAAGCTTGTATTTGAACGTATAGATGAAATTAAGCAAATAAATCAGCTAAAAGTAATTAAGGCAATGCAGGATAATAAACTCAGCGATTCACATTTTAATGGAACAACGGGCTATGGCTATGACGACAGAGGAAGAGATGTGTTAGACAGCGTATATGCTGATGTGTTTTGTGCTGAGGACGCACTTGTAAGACATCATATTGTTTCAGGAACTCAAGCATTAGCATTGTGTCTGTTTGGAAATTTAAGACCAGGTGATGAACTGGTTGCTGTTACAGGAAAGCCATATGATACACTTGAAGAGGTAATTGGCATTAGGGGAGAAAACTGTGGTTCCCTGAAAGAATTTGGAGTAACCTACAAACAGGTGAACTTAATGCCGGATGGCAAACCTAATTTAGAGCAAATTAAAGCTACTGTTTCTCCTAAAACAAAAATGGCTATGATTCAGCGCTCTAGAGGCTATTCATGGAGAGATGCACTGTGCATTGAGGATATAAAAAATATAGTTGATACTATTAAAGCAATAAATACAGATATTATTATAATGGTGGACAATTGCTACGGTGAATTTGTTGAAGAGGTTGAGCCAACTCAAGTTGGAGCAGATATTATTGCAGGTTCACTTATTAAAAATCCCGGGGGTGGACTGGCAGTTACAGGAGGCTATATTGCTGGAAAGCGCCAATTGGTTGAGCAATGTGCCTATAGATTGACGTCACCAGGCTTAGGTAAAGAGGTTGGCGCATCTCTTGGAAACAATAGGCTAATGTTTCAGGGATTATTTATGGCGCCTCATGTAGTGTCGGAGAGCCTTAAAGGAGCAGTATTTTGTGCTGCACTAATGAAACTAGCAGGCTTTGAAATATTACCGTCACTTGAGGCAAAAAGAAGTGACATAATACAGGCAGTCAAGTTTAATAATGCAGATAGCTTAATTGCCTTTTGTCAGGGGATTCAAAAGGGCTCTCCTGTTGATTCCTATGTAACACCTCAGCCGTGGGACATGCCAGGTTACGATTCACAGGTTATTATGGCGGCAGGTGCCTTTGTTCAAGGCTCTTCAATAGAATTAAGTGCAGATGCGCCAATTAAAGAGCCTTATATCGCATACATGCAGGGTGGATTAGTATATGAGCATGTCAAATTGGGAAACATGATAGCATTACAGAAGCTAATTAATCAAGGAATGGTAAAATAG